ACCGCCGTCGCATTCGCGTACTGGTGTTGCTGCAAATAGGCATTCACGCCTGCCCGGAAAGTTTCCTCGCCAAGATAGGACTCCAGCATGCGCAGCACCGATGCGGCTTTGCCGTAGGCGATGCCGTCAAACAATTCCTGAATTTGCGCGGGAGTTTCCGCCGCCTGATGAATCGGGCGCGTGTTAGCCAGCGAATCCACGTTGAGGGTTTGGCCGGTTCCGCTCACGTCATCCAGCGGATAATTCCATTCCGGCTTCCACTTCGCGACGGGTTTGGTCTCCATCCATGTCGCGAAACCTTCATTGAGCCAGATGTCGTCCCACCATTTCATCGTGACCAGGTCGCCAAACCACTGGTGCGCCATCTCGTGGGCAATCACGCTGGCGATCTCTTTTTTCAAGCCGACCGAGCCTTGCTTCTCGTCGATCAGGAGAATCACTTCCCGGAAGGTGATGCAGCCCGTATTTTCCATAGCACCCGCGGAAAAGTCCGGCAGGCCGATCAGGTCCAGCTTTCCGTAGGGATACTTGATCCCGAAATATTTATCGTAATAGCCGAGCACGTAGGTCGCGGTTTCCAGCGCGAACCTGCCCATTTCCTTCTTGCCAGGAGTGCTGAAGACGCGAATCGGAATGCCGTCAGCCTCGCCTTCGATATATTCGAAGTTTCCTACCACCAGCGCCGCCAGGTACGAAGACATTTTAGCCGTCGTCGCAAATTTCACCGTGTGTTTATCGCCGGGCCCGGGAGTGTCGGACACGACTTTCTGATTCGAGATCGCGACCTGGCCCTTCTCCGCAACGGCGGTAATGTCGAACGTTGCTTTGTAATCCGGCTCATCAAACGATGGATATGCCCGCCGCGCATCCGTGGCCTCAAACTGCGAAGCGGCGTACTTGCGTCCCGCATCATCCTTGCCCAGGTACAAGCCCCGCATTTCGTCGTTGAGAATGCCGCTGTAAGTAATGTGGATCGAGGCGGGGCCCGCGGCCAGCGGCTTATCCACGCTCAGGACCACCATTTCTTTCTCTTTTTCGGGCGTGACCTTCGCCTTCTGGGTATTTCCGCCGCTCGTGATGGTGACATCGTGGAAATCGATGTCGACCGCATTCAGCGTAACCTCCGGGCCGGATTTCAGCATCCGGATCGAAATGGTTTCATCGCCTTCGAACTTCGCCTTGTCCAGGTCAGGCGTAAAGGTGAGCTTGTAATTGTCCGGCCGGGCAATCTCAGGCAGTCGCTGCGCGAAAGCGGCCGACATTGCCAGCACAAGAAAAGTCAGAACTGCTGAAACTCGTTTCATAATTTTCCTCAGATGATAAAGTCGGAGTGCTTCCCGATCATGGGTATCTTTATGGAGCACCATGCGAGTAGATGTGCAACTTTCCATTCTAATACGTGCGGCCTGTCGGGAAAGTTCAATTCCCACCCGCAATTACACCGTTCAAAATTGTCCGGGTGCAGCGGTTGGCGCCGAACCAGTAGGGGATTTCGCGATAATCCTGCACGTCGAACACTGCTAAATCCGCATCCTTTCCGGGTTCAATGCTCCCCTTGCGATCCGCTAGGCGAAGCGCCCAGGCCCCATTGATCGTGCCCGCTGCGACAACTTCGGCCGGCGACATTTTCATGTGCGTGCACGCCAACGACATCGCCATGGGCATACTGACAGTCGGCGATGTGCCCGGGTTGTAATCGGTCGCCAGCGCTACGGGCACTCCGGCGTCGATCAAGCGCCGCGCATTCGCATATTCCTTCAGCCCCAGAAAATAATTCGCTCCCGGAACCAGCGTAGCCACAGTATTGCCCTTCGCCAACTGTGCAATGTCGGCTTCGTTCACGTGATCCATGTGATCGAACGACGCCGGATTGAAGCGCAAGAACGGCGACAAACTTGTCTCCGAAAGCTGGCCCATATGCGCGCGGACGCTTAACCCATGCTTTTCGGCGGCTGCAAAGATTCGCTCTGTTTGCTCGGCAGTAAATGCCCCTTTATCGCAGAACACGTCAACGAATTGGGCGAGCTTCCGCCTCGCCGACCGGGGAATCATCTCTGTACAGACGACCTCAACATATTTTTGTGAGCAACCCTGAAATTCTTTTGGCACGACGTGGGCTCCGAGCAAGGTTGCCACCAAACTGCCGGGCCAGCGGGAAGCCGCGTCTTTTATAGCTTCCAGCGACTTCATTTCCGATTCGAGCGTGAGACCATATCCTGACTTGGCTTCGGCCGTCGTAGTGCCGTGGTTTGCCATCTCTTCCAGCGTGGCCAACACTTTGTTGGCGAGCGCCGTCTTCGCAGACTTACGAACAGCCTCCAGGCTCGACCGAATTCCGCCCCCGGCTGACGCGATTTCCTCATAGGAAGCGCCTTCGATGCGCTTCTCAAAATCGACCAGCCGTGGGCTCACAAATACCGGATGCGTGTGCGAGTCTACGAAACCCGGCAGCACAATCTTGCCCGCGCAATCGACTTCCATAATCTGTCGGATGCGCTTGAGCCATCCATCACGCCGTGCATCTCGAGTGGTTCCGACCGAAACGATCTTGCCACCTATACACAGCACCGCAGCGTCTTCAATAATGCCTAAATCCTTTAGGGCAGGTCCACGGCGCGGACCACGCTCACGCGCGCTGGAACGCAAAGTGAGAAGCTGGCAAATGTTAACCAGCAACAGCGCTTTCGAAGATTTAAATTTTGGCGTCGCGGGGCTCACTCGTGCTTTAGTTTAGCAGCAGTGTTGGCCTATGACCCTGAAGCTGAAGTCAATGGACAACCTCGATTCCCGGGTGGTCCGGTTGTGCGAAGTACGATGATTGGCCTAACATCTCACGGGAAGGGAACCAAGATGAGTGGAAATCGGCACCGAACCTTTATAGCAACCGCGCTGTGCGCCATCGCGCTTCAATCGGCTGCGTCGGCGCCTGCAACGCTACGCCAACTCGCCGACGCTCGTCACATTCTCATCGGCGCCGCGGCCGCTTCGGCATACCTTGGTGATGCGGATTATTCGGCGATTCTCGGATCGGAGTTCAGTCAACTTCAAGCCGAGAACGAAATGAAATTTGGAGTAATTCATCCGCGTCCTGACAACGATCCCAATCCTTATGATTTCAAAGGCGGCGACGCGTTGGTTGCGTTCTCGCAAAGTCATAACATGGTCGTCCGCGGGCACACTCTCGTCTGGCACAACCAGATCCCGGATTGGGCGAAGAAAGGGAATTATTCTGCGGTGCAACTTGCGGAGATTCTTCACAGCCATATCAAAACGGTTATGACGCACTACGCGTCGAAAGTGTACGCATGGGACGTGGTCAATGAAGCGTTCAATGACGACGGAACAATGCGTCATACGATTTGGTTCGACCAGCCCGGAATCGGCGCCGGGGGCGGCACGAAATATATCGAGCAGGCGCTGCGCTGGGCGCGCGAAGCCGATCCGAATGCCAAGCTCTTCTACAACGACTACGACGCTGAAGAAATGAACAAGAAATCAGATGCCATTTACGCGATGGCCGCGGACTTCAAGAAACGCGGCGTTCCGCTCGACGGCATTGGCTTTCAGGCGCACGTCACCCTGAAATTCGACGATCCCGCGAAGCTGGTTTCGTTTGCGCGAAATATGGAACGCTTCGCAAAGCTAGGGCTGGAGTTGCATATTACCGAGCTAGACATTCGCCTCGGCGATTCGAGTGCAGCTTCGCTCGGCGCCCAAGCCAAACTCTACGCCGAAATCACAACCCTGTGCGTGCAGCAACCCGCCTGCAAATTAATACAAACCTGGGGATTCACCGACAAGCACTCCTGGATTCCGCAGTTCTACAAAGGGCAAGGCTGGGCGCTGCTCTGGGACGCCAACTACCAGAAGAAGCCCGCGTACGAAGCCGTCCATGATGCCCTGGCAAAATAACCTTGTGGCGACAGCCGCCTCGGCTGTCAGGTTTTGGTTCGCCTTTTACGGACTTGTCTGACTATCGGGAGGAACGTATAATCAGACATTCAGACATAGAGAACAAATCATGCAATCGGCAAGAGTTGGAAAGCGCGGCGCCATAGTAGTGCCTGCAAACCTGCGCAGACGCTTCGGCTTGGAAGAGGGCAGCATCGTAATCGCGGAGGAGACCGGCGACGGCATTCTCATTCGCCCGGCTGTGGTCGTCCCGATCGAACGGTACACACCAGAACGCAAAGCGGAGTTCCTCCTGTCCAATGCCGTTGACGCCGCCGATTACCGCAATGCGAAGAAAGCGGTGCGAAGACTCGGCCTAAATCCGGATTCGATTCCTCAACGGCGACAGGAATAAATGGATCGGCTGTTTCTTGATGCCAACGTCCTGTTTTCAGCAGCCTATCGTCCTGACGCTGGCCTTCTGCGACTCTGGAAGCTTAAGCATGCGACGCTGATCAGTTCCCGATACGCTTTTGAAGAAGCCAAGATCAATCTTGATGAAGGAGATCCGCGAGCGCGGCTTGCCCATCTCGCGCGACGGGTCGAACTGGTGGAGGCTGGCGACATGCCGGTTCCCTGCGGCATAGCTTTGCCGTTCAAGGACAGGCCGATTCTGCTCGCGGCCATCGGAGCCAGAGCCACTCACCTGCTGACCGGAGATGTTCGGCATTTCGGCCCATATTTCGGGAAGAAGATCGAAGGCATTACCATATTGCTACCGGGAGAGTATCTGCGAAACCGAATCCCGCAAGGTTGACCTGACCGCATTTATAAATCCATTGGCACTTTAACGCCTGCTTTTTTCGCAAACTCTTTCGCCTCGCCGTATCCGGCGTCCACGTGGCGGATTATGCCCATTCCAGGATCAGTGGTCAGGACGCGTTCGATGCGCTTCGCCATGTCATCCGTGCCATCGGCGACAAGGACTTGGCCCGCGTGCAGCGAGTAGCCGATGCCGACGCCGCCGCCGTTGTGGATCGATACCCAGGACGCGCCGGCAGCCGTGTTGAGCAAGGCGTTGAGCAAAGGCCAGTCGGCGACCGCGTCGGAGCCGTCTTTCATGCTTTCGGTTTCGCGGAAGGGAGACGCGACCGAGCCGCAGTCGAGATGATCGCGGCCAATCACGATCGGCGCTTTGATCTTGCCTTTCTTCACCAGATCGTTCATGGCGAGGCCGAATTGCGCGCGCTCGCCATAGCCGAGCCAGCAGATGCGGGCGGGCAATCCCTGAAACTTAATCCGTTTCTTTGCGAGGTCAATCCAGCGGCGCAGGATGCGATTATCGGGAAATAATTCCAGAACAAGATCGTCGGTCACGTGGATGTCGGATGCTTCGCCCGACAATGCAACCCAACGGAACGGGCCGCGTCCTTCGCAGAACAGCGGACGAATATAGGCCGGAACGAAGCCGGGGAAGTCGTAGGCGTTTTTCACGCCGCGCTGAAAGGCGAAGGTGCGAATGTTGTTGCCGTAGTCGAAGGTGACTGAGCCCATTTTCTGGAGGCGTAACATCCCTTCGACGTGGCGCGCTACTGCATCGAGCGATTTTTCTTCGTATGCTTTCGGATCGGCCTTGCGCAGCGCCAGCGCATCTTCGAACGTCATGCCGTTGGGCACATATCCGTTCAGAGGATCGTGCGCCGAAGTTTGATCAGTCAGAATATCGGGAACGACGCCGCGCTCGGCGAGTTCGGGAATGATGTCGGCGCAGTTTCCGACGAGTCCAACCGAAACATTTTCTTTTTTGCGAATGGCATTTTTCAAGATGCGCAGCGCTTCATCGAGCGTGGTGACCATGAAGTCGCAATAGCCGGTTTTGAGGCGCTTCTTGATGCGCTCGGGGTCAACGTCAATTCCCAGAAAGGCCGCGCCGGTCATGGTGGCAGCGAGAGGCTGAGCGCCGCCCATTCCGCCCATACCGCCGCTTACGATCAGCTTGCCGGAGAGATCTCCGCCAAAATGCTTTTCCCCTGCCGCGGAAAAAGTTTCGAATGTGCCCTGCACGATTCCCTGGGAGCCGATGTAGATCCACGAACCGGCGGTCATCTGGCCATACATCATCAGGCCTGCGCGCTCCAGTTCGTTGAACTTCTCCCAATTCGACCAGTGGCCGACGAGATTGGAATTCGCGATCAGCACGCGGGGCGCATGATCGTGTGTCTTGAAAACGCCCACTGGCTTTCCAGACTGTACGAGCAAAGTTTCGTCGTTGGCCAGAGTCTTCAGCGTGGCGACGATCGCGTGGTAGGCTTCCCAGTTGCGCGCGGCGCGACCGGTGCCGCCGTAGACCACAAGGTCTTTGGGGCGCTCGGCGACTTCCTCGTCGAGGTTGTTCATGAGCATGCGCATGGCCGCTTCCTGTTGCCAGCCTTTGCAGGTAATGGAGTTGCCGCGCGGGGCGCGAATCGAAGTGGGGGCCTGAATTTCGGTTTCGACGGGCATGGTTAAATGGTAGTCTCTCGGGCGCGGCCTGTGCAAAATCTCCGTAAAGAAACACGGCAGACACGCTCAGAAGAGTCTGCTCGCTTGAGGAAATACGCGCTGCTGCACAAGGGGTACCCCCTCCCCCCCTACCTCCGAAAGCCTTGACTGGCGCGGGGTCTGCAAAAATTGTCTGCAAAATCTTGAGCCGTCGCGAGTTAGAGGTCAAAATATAGAGAACAAGGGAGTTAGGAGCACTGTTCTGGGTTTTGCGACTACTGCCTCCGCTTTGACAATAATCTGCTTTTTTATTTTCGAGGTCAAGGTTGGATGTCACCGCCGTCGCAGGATGGTTGTGGAAAACGTGAGCGACGAGTGCGGGGCTTTCATACCCGGCTGCGGCGCGACTGGACCGGATTTAGTTCGGCGTTCGGGGTGCCTCGTCGCGGGTAAAATCCGGGCTGGTTTGGGTAGGGGAGGCTTCGACTGTGGCGTTGCCCTCGCTTCGCTCAGGCAACGCCTTGCTCAGCATGACAGTGGCGGACGACAACGCCGGATGCTCACCAGGTGCTGTAGGTGGTTCCGTCGCTGGCGATGCCGTTGGAGGCGGAGTGCACGTCGACGATGCCAGGCTCTTGCTGATCGACGGCCATCAAGGTGTCTTCATTGGTGACTTCCCAGTTGGTCTCTTTGGTCATGGGATCAATCGGGATCTGGCGCAGGTAGCCGGCGGTGACGAGATCGTCGAGCGATTGCGGGGCCTTCTGTTTGTCGAGGGTGTATTGCGAGATGATGCTGCGCAGGGTCGACAGATTGGAGCGCAAAACCGATTCGCGGCTTTGGACGACGGTGCGGTTGTAATTGGGAATGGCAATTGCCATGAGGATGATCATGATGCTGATTACCACAATCATCTCGAGCAGCGTGAAACCGCTGACACGGTTTTGATTTCGTCCGTGCTTGCGGACGAACTGGCGCAATAGCGAGCCGTCAAGAGATCCGCTCATGCTGGTCGAATTGTTCATGCCCCAGAGCATCTACCAATCCTTGTATTTCGTGCCGTCGAGCGCAGTGCCTTCCGATTTCGTGTAGACGTCGAAGACACTCTGTCCGCCCCAGGAGTCGGAGTCAGCATCGTCCTGCATGGAGCGCATGCCCCATTCCGTGCTTTTGGTCATCGGGTCCATAGGAAGAGAACGCAGAAAGCGCATTTTCTTGCCGCCTTGCGCCTCGACTCCCTTGACCAAAGTTTCGAGATCGGGGGGGTAGCCGCCGCTGTCCACTTTGGTTTGAAAAGCGTTGCGGTCGGCCGCATCTTTGTAGCGGTCGATGGCGTCGCGCATATCCCAAAGGGCGCGGCGAAGTTCTTTTTCCTTTTGACGCTGGATGGTGACGCGGGCCAGCGGCAGCGCCATCATCGTGAGAACCGACAAGATGGCGGTCGCGATGATTAATTCGAGGAGCGTGAAACCCTGGGCGCGCTTTGCATTCGGCCCGGGATGGAATCGGTAAAGCATGGTCGTTTCTTTCAGTTCAATTCGTCGCGATGATTTGCGGGACGAAAACCCTCTGGAGTCATGCGTCGAAGTTCAGGCGTCCCTCTGGGACGCGATTCCGTGTTGCCAACATTCCCCGGCGCTGGAAGCGCCGGGCTATTTTTATGTGCCCCCTCCGGGGCACAAACATTCCCACCTCGTCCTCGAACCGCTACTGCACGGTCACCGAGGCTTGCGCTCCGTTGACGGTGATGGCCTGCAATCCGGGATCGCGCGCGCCTCCGCGCGTGATGACCAGTGGAGTCTGCCCACTTTCCTTGGCCTGGAAGGTCATGGTAACCACCGCGCCCTGACCAGAGACTCCTGGAGCGCCGGGCGGCCGCGCGGCCGTAATCTGCGACTGGCCGACAGTTTCATCCTCGCGATGCGCCACAGTTACGACCTGGCCGTCCTGCGAGAGGAAGCCGCCATTCGATACATTGACCAGTTGCAGCATTTTCGGATCGTAGTTCAACTGCACTGGAACGGACGACACGTTTTGAGCGCCGGAGAGCAACAGGTTCACCATAAATGTGTTGCCCTTTGCCACCTGAATGGTTGGCGGATCGAACAAGAAACTGGGTGTGCCGCCGGTCCCGTTGGTGGGAGAGCCCTGGCCGGCGGGCGGGTGATTGGAATTCGATTGAGGCTGAATGGACGGGGTCGAGGCCGGATTGGAAGTTTGCGCAGCGGGCGCGGGAGCAGCCTGCGGTTTGTGCCGCAATTCGATGGTGCTGGCGGTGCCAATATCGATGGCGCGCTGGTTCTGCTCGCTGACTTCGGTGCCGCGGATAATGTGCGGCACGATGGCGAAAATAATTTCGTTCTCCGAATGGTCCTGGGTGGTCTGGCCGAAGAGATACTTAAGGATCGGAATCTGCGCGAGGCCGGGAATTCCGCTCAGCGATTTGGTCTGCTGATCTTCCATGATGCCGCCCAGCAGGTTGGCCTCGCCGTCCTTGAGGCGAATTTCGTGCTCGATCTTGCGCTGCCCGATGATGGGCTGGCTGATGCCGCCGATGTTGGACTGGCCGGTGACGGCCGAAACATCCATGGTGATCTTCAGCGTGACTTCTCCGTTGGCGTGCACGTGGGGCGTAATTTCGATATTTACGCCGACGTCCAGATACTGGAATTGAGTATTCACCAGCGGATTGATGCCGACGCCGCCAATGCCAGGCTGGAACGATCCGGTCGCGACCGGCACGCGGTCGCCAATCTTGAGCGAAGCTTTCTGACCGTCGAGGGCGCGAACCTGGGGATTCTGAATCAACTTGGTGTCGCTGTTGCTCATCACCGCCGACAAGTTGGCGGAGGGAATGGTGACCTGGAAGTTGGTTGCATTCAGATTACCCAATGTGTTCAGGTTGATTCCCGTGCTGCCTGTACCCGTCGAGGTCGTACCGGTCGTGGTGGTGCCGGTGGTGGTGGAGGTGTTCGAGTTGATATTGTCCTGCAAGGTGACCGTCGCGCTGGTGGGCGGGCTCAAGCCCAGCGTGCGGGAGCGGTCTTTGCTGACCTGCATGACGGCGATGTCGACGATGACTTCCGGACGCGCCTTGTCGAGGTCCTCGACGAGTTTTTCCGCCAGCGCGATCTGATCGGGAGTGCCGCGCACGACCAGCGCATTTTGAGAGAGCAGTTGCTGCACGCGCTGGACGTCGAGGACGGCGCGAATGGCGTTGACTACATCCTGCAATTCGGTGGGCGCGGAAAGATTCGTAAGATAGAAAGTTTTGAGGACGCTTTGTTCCAGTTCCTTGCGCTTCGCGGGATTGTCTTGTGCCACAAAAATCGTGTTCGCAGTCACCGGTCGCCAGAAGGTTTTCGACTCCAGGGCGGTAATTTCGAGAGCATCTTCGAGCGAGACGCCGTTGAGGTCAACGTTGATGGGGCGGGCGGTGTAATCGGGATCAAAAAGGACGTTGATGCCCGCCAATTGTCCGACTGTTCGGTAGACTACGTCGGACTTGGTAGCCATCATTTTCAGCGTGACCGGGACGTTGGAGATGGGGGCAAGTTCGACGGGACCGGCGGCTTCGTGAATCTTGCGCTCCAGGCCCGAAGGCGGACCAGCAGCCTGGGGCTGGGGATTGCGCTGGTCGTTGATCATCTTGAGGGTGCGGGCCAGTTCCTGTTTGGCGATGAAGAGCGACGGATCGATGGTCAGCGCTTTCTGGAATTCGGCGACCGCCTCGTCGAGTTTGCCGTCCTCGCGAAGTTTCTGGCCGTTGTGGACGATGGAGGCCGCGGCCTCGAAACGAAGACGCTCGAAGGCGGCCCGATAGCGCAGATCTTTGGGTTTCAGATCATAGGCCTGCTTGAAGAAGTCGTAGGCCGCCGCGTAGTGCTGGCGAGCTTCGGCGTCTTGACCCTTGGCGTAAAGATCTTTGGCTTTGTCGGCGAGGGCTGGGAGCGTTAGAACTGTGACCAGCAGCAGAAATAGTGCCGGGCGCCTCAGGCGTCTCATTCGATAATCCTCACGAGATGATCCTCTTCTTCTTATTTCTTACAGTAGCGGCTGCTTACAGTATTGGCCGGCTCCGCGTTTTTTGCGCATTTGGCCGCGTTAGGACACGCGGATTTTTCCCGAAACCACCATTGAAAACACAAAAATACTGTTGATGAGCCGATTATAGCATCGTGTTTTGCGGCTTCCGAAGTGCTTGCGTGCACGAGAGTTATACTCTTTGGTCGTAGTCCTAAAGAGCGGCTTCCGCTTTCTGGCTCTCAGCGTCCGGCGAAAAGTCCCCAAGTGCGTTTCTTTCGACTAGTTGCTCGGACCGCAAGCCGAGAGCCGGAAGCCGACCGATGCGCTAAGATAACTACTCCCCCAAGCCCATGGCTCGCCAAACTACGCACCAGACCAAGGCCAATCCGGAGAAATCCCCGCGCCGGGATCCTACTGCCTCCGGCGATCGGGACGCTGCCGTTAATAGGATCGCTTCACATAACTACTTCTTGCTGGAAAAATTTGAGGCCGGGGTGGTGCTGACCGGAACCGAGGTCAAATCGGTGCGTGGAGGGCTGGCCAACCTGAAAGATTCTTACGGGCTGGTCAAAGACGACGCGGTCTGGCTGCTGAACGCGCACATCGGGCCTTACGAGCACGGCAATATCCACAACCATGCTCCGCTTCGCACGCGAAAGCTGCTGATGCATCGCGAGGAGATTCGCAAGTTGATCGGAAAGACGCAGCAGAAGGGACTGACGTTGATCCCGACGCGCCTTTACTTCAAGAATGGGCGAGTGAAGGTGGAATTGGCGCTGGCCAAGGGCAAGCAGCTTTGGGATAAGCGCGAGACCGAACGGCGGCGGACGGCGGATAAAGAGGCGAGGGAAGCGATCAGCCGGAGCCGGAAGGGGTGAGAAGCGATTGGAAGCCATTCAAGAGGGTGTAATTGACCTATCCTTTGCCATGCACTACAATGTAGTGCATGAAAACAGAAGTCTATAGCTGGCGCCTTTCTGCGGAGAAAAAGGCCGAACTCGAAGGTGAAGCTCACCGGGAAGGGAAGTCTTTATCGGCGCTGCTGGATGACATCGCAACGGAGTGGCTGAACCAGCGCCGCAACGGCAATGGCGACTATGAGGCGGAGCAGGCGGCGATTCGAAAGCGCGCCGCAGCCGCCATTGGTTCTATCCGTGGAGGAGATCCGACTCGCGCATCGCGGGCGAGCGAATTAGTTCGCGACATTATTGCGCGCAAGCATGAGAAGGAGTCGCGTGCCGCCCACCGGGCTCATTGATACGGGCGCAATTCTCGCGTTGGTTGACGCTGGCGATAGTTGGCATGAGCCCTGCGCGGCGGCTTACAAGCGGGCGCATCTTCCACTGCTGACGACCCAGGCCGCGCTCACGGAAGTATTCCATCTGACGCGCGGCGACAGGCGACAAATAGCCAGCGTCTGGACGCTGATCCGGTCCGGAGCAATTGAAATGTCATCGATTGCGAACGAAGAACTTCGTCAGATTCGGGCGCTCATGAACGAGTACGCCGATTGTCCGATGGACTTCGCGGACGCTACTCTGGTCCATCTCGCTGCCCGTGAGTCGATCAGCCTGATCTTGACAATTGATCACGACGATTTTGAGATCTATCGCCTTCCTGGGCGCAAGAAGTTTACGATCCTTCCATCGCGCTGAGGAGCTAGCGGCCGAGGCATCCCCATTAAGACTGTAAACCTAAAATCCGATATGCCGTCGGTGCAGGAGGCGCTGCAGCGACTGGAGCGTGAGATCGCGGTGGCGCGGCAATGCAAATTGGGGCTGATCAAGGTGATCCACGGTTATGGATCCAGCGGAACGGGCGGGGATATTCGTATCGCGGTGCAGCGGCGCTTGCGTGAGCTAGTTGAGGGCGGACAGATTGGCGGCTGCATTTTTGGGGAAAACTGGTCGAAGAGTGACGAAGCGACGTGGAGGCTGCTGCAAGGGCAGTCGGGGTTAAAGAGCGACGGGGATTTGGGGCGCCGCAATCGGGGCATTACGATCATTGTTTTGTAAGCGTGTTGTTTTGTAAGCGTGTTGCGTAATCGTCCGCCGCGATTTCTCGATCAAGACTCGGGCGTCGGCGGCGGCACACTCGGCTCTGCTGGCGCAGGTTCAGCGGCGGGAGATTCAGGAGCAAGAAAGCCAGGCGTCGGTTCCGGTGACGGCGGCGCTGACGCGATGGGCTGATCGAGCGGTCGCGGCTCAAGTGGTCGCATGGGTACGAGTGGGACGACTGGCGCCATCATGTGCAACTGCCAATAGGAGACGGCTACGCCGCGCTGCCAGAAGCGCGGGATCAACAGAAGCAGCAGGATTAACTGGATCATCAAAAATGCGCGAGTGACGCTCTCGGCGGGTATGAGGCTCATCCACAACCAGAGGCCGCCTACAAGGATGATGGCCGCCATGATGGTTGTAACGACATAGCTCCCGAGCAGGCGACCGAGGCCTCGGAAGGTATGGCGGAAGGCCGCGCCAATCGACTTGCGCACGACTCGCTGGTCGCTCAAAACGATGTCCGCCTCGGCGAGGTCGAACCAGATGCGCAGAGTCGTCATGATCAGAAAGATCACGAACAGGCCCGTCATGTTTAGCTCAAAGGGCAACAGTTCGTTGGTACTCTCGCCAGCTTTCTTGACGATTGCGCCGCTAATGCCGAAGAGAATTCCGGTGGCGATGCCCATCACGATGCCGGCGAGGATCATGAGCCGGATGTAGCGCCACAGGTTTCGCCCGCAGGCGCGGAA
Above is a window of Candidatus Sulfotelmatobacter sp. DNA encoding:
- the smpB gene encoding SsrA-binding protein SmpB, which gives rise to MARQTTHQTKANPEKSPRRDPTASGDRDAAVNRIASHNYFLLEKFEAGVVLTGTEVKSVRGGLANLKDSYGLVKDDAVWLLNAHIGPYEHGNIHNHAPLRTRKLLMHREEIRKLIGKTQQKGLTLIPTRLYFKNGRVKVELALAKGKQLWDKRETERRRTADKEAREAISRSRKG
- a CDS encoding PIN domain-containing protein, with the translated sequence MPPTGLIDTGAILALVDAGDSWHEPCAAAYKRAHLPLLTTQAALTEVFHLTRGDRRQIASVWTLIRSGAIEMSSIANEELRQIRALMNEYADCPMDFADATLVHLAARESISLILTIDHDDFEIYRLPGRKKFTILPSR
- a CDS encoding Smr/MutS family protein encodes the protein MPSVQEALQRLEREIAVARQCKLGLIKVIHGYGSSGTGGDIRIAVQRRLRELVEGGQIGGCIFGENWSKSDEATWRLLQGQSGLKSDGDLGRRNRGITIIVL